A window from Candidatus Cloacimonadota bacterium encodes these proteins:
- a CDS encoding T9SS type A sorting domain-containing protein, translated as MKKIVLAAWLCLLAALAPAIIIENGSLRDFLMGSEPACAYDNWISHLAEGIASPNYNLYAPYDVQTNGFGNFRLPTATDLIYWNNMADLFVAGDYDGAQAILTANSAPFEIVQLNDTDTGRTYVMLREIPNPGYFDDNGTLAEYDDEWGAFTYGWGLFIYNPQGSKPIIITVPHPCDDFPTPATGYEALNVWDARYLLINGSGREVRWTNEGSYTNSKSLADPLRNAIHPFNTLYKKFADSIRALFGLREFSAQIHSYDWNRHQGYANCQISAGNPRPCPNLPIRDLSPLKRDLINAGQHLMIPANTVGIHADVWLNDFYSVNYSTHDFTFSDGENAYPVNDQVDLPAYTQNQHMLYTQSGTTDYDIYEPFFHLEMDELPNCYDETDNVYRWFYGWDAASQNWDMEGLFSRFMDYYGRWVYDLEPVLVDMFALNDDQTPPTPGNLTVHNQSLNSVTLSWAKSHGFDFDSYEILYATEPISTDNFQIFNRANNSFLASPDCEMITVPNLANANPYYFKIRAKDKNGNVSALSNEVNTNLAPANITAFTAHGLDGTVRLYWQVNGQTNNQGFKIYRRDAVSNFTLVDSWLTNPALANPTANSFEWWDNEVTNGSAYTYKISSTNFLEVEYFHNYPASAAPRPIHAVTISNMAGTLSDQVFFSANPFATDGNDAYWDVTKGNPGTTYVWNAFYEQYWSTNGTNLSREVKGDYDSDNQIKTWVLRVRSDQLETLNITASGNFSRAEKLYLQDGGTYHNLLAGPYQYSNANSNVRTMTLHWGNMQPRATFASLENKVYQGGNNVTFGWSFQYPFLIDHAEISVINASDSLLLSDTVPPTQTSFPWLVPASVAEMQDCRFVVDIVAVDGVRSRYLSPYRFSLLPQMILAYNEPGLKMRSNPWLNTDLSFDQVFGPSLAYQLTPDGGWGMTEDYDFGTAYWVMTDDVSFYSNTMPLQNGTYYLDLAPGWNFLPNPHLCAYDLEDLSFALSGQSYSFSEMLSQELISPAVFVWRGTDYEKTNRIEPWEAFLIYYNGSTDLVPQIRFLPFFEGPGMQAPPPAFQLRMELAGAHPAGIELGLHPLASEAVDFRFDHPRPLYPPLTDGSALWIHHANADSTAAWNLCSEYRRPFSAPEQAEYFNIRLHAGTEAPREISFITEGIGDQWQILLMLNDVPYYLDGQDTITWQPPAAGTYEGYIRVSNYQVPLQDLVQSPISALTAYPNPFNPDVSIAFNLALSSEVSVDVFNIRGQKVRSLLQAKLSGGNHSQRWDGRDDNGRGVASGVYFARVRTQNETKTIKMMLMK; from the coding sequence ATGAAAAAAATAGTCTTGGCAGCCTGGCTGTGTCTGCTGGCGGCTCTGGCCCCGGCAATAATCATCGAAAACGGATCTTTGCGCGACTTCCTTATGGGCAGCGAACCCGCCTGCGCTTATGACAACTGGATCTCGCATCTGGCCGAAGGCATAGCCAGCCCGAATTACAACCTCTACGCCCCCTACGATGTTCAAACCAACGGATTTGGCAACTTCCGCCTGCCCACGGCCACCGATCTGATCTATTGGAACAACATGGCGGACCTCTTTGTGGCCGGAGACTACGACGGCGCGCAGGCCATCCTGACGGCGAACAGCGCCCCCTTTGAGATCGTGCAGCTCAACGATACAGATACCGGCCGCACTTATGTCATGCTACGCGAGATACCCAACCCTGGCTATTTTGATGACAATGGAACGCTGGCTGAATATGACGATGAATGGGGCGCATTCACCTATGGTTGGGGGCTCTTCATCTACAATCCCCAAGGCAGCAAGCCCATCATCATCACCGTTCCTCATCCCTGTGACGACTTTCCCACCCCTGCCACGGGGTACGAAGCCCTGAATGTTTGGGATGCCCGCTATCTGCTGATCAACGGTTCTGGCCGCGAGGTGCGCTGGACCAATGAGGGCAGTTACACCAATTCCAAATCCCTGGCTGATCCCCTGCGCAACGCCATTCATCCCTTCAACACGCTTTATAAGAAGTTTGCCGATTCCATCCGCGCCCTCTTCGGCCTTCGGGAGTTTTCCGCCCAGATCCACTCCTACGATTGGAACCGGCACCAGGGCTATGCCAATTGCCAGATTTCGGCCGGTAATCCGCGGCCCTGCCCCAATCTGCCCATCCGCGACCTTTCCCCGCTCAAGCGAGATCTGATCAACGCCGGCCAGCATCTGATGATTCCCGCCAACACCGTGGGCATCCATGCGGATGTCTGGCTGAACGATTTTTACAGCGTGAACTACAGCACCCACGACTTCACTTTCTCGGATGGCGAGAATGCCTATCCCGTGAACGATCAGGTGGACCTGCCGGCCTACACGCAAAATCAGCACATGCTTTACACCCAAAGCGGAACCACGGATTATGACATCTATGAGCCCTTCTTCCACCTGGAAATGGACGAATTGCCAAACTGCTATGATGAAACGGACAACGTGTATCGTTGGTTCTATGGCTGGGATGCAGCCAGCCAGAACTGGGACATGGAAGGGCTCTTCAGCCGTTTCATGGACTATTACGGCCGCTGGGTTTACGATCTGGAACCGGTTCTGGTGGATATGTTCGCCCTGAACGACGATCAAACCCCGCCCACTCCGGGGAACCTTACAGTGCACAATCAATCCCTCAACAGCGTTACCCTCAGCTGGGCCAAAAGCCACGGTTTCGATTTTGACAGCTACGAGATCCTCTATGCCACGGAACCCATAAGCACAGACAATTTCCAGATCTTCAACCGGGCGAACAACTCTTTCCTCGCCTCGCCCGACTGCGAGATGATCACCGTTCCCAACCTGGCCAACGCCAACCCCTATTATTTCAAGATCCGCGCCAAAGACAAAAACGGCAACGTCTCCGCGCTTTCGAACGAGGTGAACACCAACCTCGCTCCCGCCAATATAACCGCTTTCACCGCCCACGGTCTGGACGGCACGGTGCGTCTCTACTGGCAGGTGAACGGCCAGACCAACAACCAGGGCTTCAAGATCTACCGCCGTGACGCCGTAAGCAACTTCACCCTGGTGGATTCATGGCTCACCAATCCGGCCCTGGCCAATCCCACCGCCAACAGCTTTGAATGGTGGGATAACGAGGTAACCAACGGCAGCGCATACACCTACAAGATTAGCAGCACCAACTTCCTTGAAGTGGAGTATTTCCACAATTATCCCGCCAGCGCGGCACCCCGGCCCATCCATGCCGTCACCATCAGCAACATGGCCGGCACGCTTTCCGATCAGGTGTTCTTCAGCGCAAATCCTTTCGCCACCGACGGCAACGACGCGTACTGGGATGTAACGAAAGGCAACCCCGGTACCACTTATGTCTGGAACGCCTTCTACGAACAGTATTGGAGCACCAACGGCACCAATCTGTCGCGGGAAGTGAAAGGGGATTACGATTCGGACAACCAGATCAAGACCTGGGTGCTCCGGGTGCGCAGTGATCAGCTGGAAACGCTCAACATCACGGCATCCGGCAACTTCAGCCGGGCGGAAAAGCTCTATTTGCAGGATGGCGGCACCTACCACAACCTGCTGGCCGGACCCTACCAATACAGCAACGCCAACTCGAATGTTCGAACCATGACTCTGCACTGGGGGAACATGCAGCCCCGGGCTACCTTTGCCTCGCTGGAAAACAAAGTCTATCAGGGCGGCAACAATGTTACATTTGGCTGGAGTTTCCAGTATCCCTTCCTCATCGACCATGCCGAGATCTCGGTGATCAACGCTTCCGACAGCCTGCTGCTCTCGGACACCGTGCCGCCCACCCAGACCAGCTTTCCCTGGCTGGTGCCGGCAAGCGTGGCTGAAATGCAGGACTGTCGTTTCGTGGTGGACATTGTGGCAGTGGATGGCGTGCGCAGCAGGTATCTTTCCCCCTATCGTTTTTCCCTGCTTCCCCAGATGATCCTTGCTTACAACGAACCCGGCTTGAAGATGCGCTCCAATCCCTGGCTGAATACTGATCTCAGCTTCGATCAGGTTTTCGGTCCCTCGCTTGCGTATCAGTTGACCCCGGATGGCGGCTGGGGCATGACGGAAGATTACGACTTCGGCACTGCCTACTGGGTGATGACCGATGACGTTAGTTTCTACAGCAACACCATGCCGCTCCAAAACGGAACCTATTACCTTGATTTAGCGCCTGGCTGGAACTTTTTGCCCAATCCCCACCTCTGCGCCTATGACCTTGAAGACCTCAGTTTTGCCCTTTCCGGCCAGTCGTACAGCTTCAGCGAAATGCTGAGCCAGGAGCTGATCTCGCCCGCCGTCTTCGTCTGGCGCGGCACGGATTATGAGAAGACTAACCGGATCGAGCCCTGGGAAGCTTTCCTGATCTATTACAACGGCTCCACTGACCTGGTGCCACAGATCCGCTTCCTGCCTTTCTTTGAGGGTCCCGGGATGCAAGCTCCGCCGCCCGCTTTCCAGCTGCGGATGGAACTCGCGGGAGCCCATCCCGCCGGAATCGAGCTTGGCCTGCATCCTTTGGCCTCTGAAGCGGTGGATTTTCGCTTCGACCATCCCCGCCCGCTCTATCCTCCCCTTACGGATGGCTCCGCGCTCTGGATCCATCATGCCAACGCCGATTCCACGGCCGCCTGGAACCTCTGCAGTGAATACCGTCGGCCCTTCAGCGCCCCGGAACAGGCTGAGTATTTCAACATCCGGCTCCACGCGGGTACGGAAGCGCCCCGTGAGATCAGTTTCATCACCGAGGGAATCGGTGACCAGTGGCAGATCCTGCTGATGCTCAACGACGTTCCCTACTATCTGGACGGCCAGGATACGATCACCTGGCAGCCTCCGGCGGCGGGAACTTACGAGGGCTACATCCGCGTCAGCAACTATCAGGTGCCTCTCCAGGACCTGGTCCAGAGTCCCATTTCCGCGCTCACGGCCTATCCCAATCCCTTCAACCCTGATGTGAGCATCGCTTTCAACCTCGCCCTCTCCAGCGAAGTGAGCGTGGACGTTTTCAACATCCGCGGCCAGAAAGTGCGTTCCCTCCTCCAGGCCAAGTTGTCTGGGGGAAACCACAGCCAGCGCTGGGACGGACGTGACGACAACGGCCGGGGTGTGGCCAGCGGCGTTTATTTCGCCAGGGTGAGAACGCAAAACGAAACCAAAACCATCAAGATGATGCTGATGAAATAA
- a CDS encoding OFA family MFS transporter: MTNGRERSPWKQRWLVVLGGFLLAMVGGLSYSWGVFVEPMQKQFGWTKSDATLPLSVFMVVFAIMMIPGGRLQEKIGLKKQIRLGAFLFLLAYILSGLVHFTNHKLWLVFSYGGLGGIACGITYSCIAPAIRRWFPDKPGLAVSLGVMGFGLASTFFAPFKARVALPHLGIAGTFVLTGGITFAIAWVASSLLRFPEDDWFTHLFGTMHLTGHTSSIMEDVTPRKMMREKLFWLTWLAFLCVVFGSLMIIGILPSFGREALRLTIAQAAIPLSFFSFTNGLSRPLAGYLSDRIGSLQLMVMVYTLQTAVFLLLPFHINTLLLLNLAGIILGLGIGVTLALFPVLSSEFFGVTHMGINYGLLFSAYGFGALAIPVGTLMHARWNSYTPPLLLAGVLSGLGTLILAGILLFLRKRPH; the protein is encoded by the coding sequence ATGACCAACGGCCGCGAAAGATCGCCTTGGAAACAACGCTGGTTGGTTGTTTTGGGTGGTTTTTTGCTGGCCATGGTTGGAGGCCTTTCCTATTCTTGGGGCGTGTTTGTAGAGCCGATGCAAAAGCAGTTCGGCTGGACCAAGAGCGACGCCACCCTGCCCCTGTCCGTGTTCATGGTGGTGTTTGCCATCATGATGATCCCCGGAGGCCGGCTCCAGGAAAAGATAGGCCTGAAGAAACAGATCCGGCTGGGGGCCTTCCTCTTCCTGTTGGCCTACATTCTAAGCGGTTTGGTGCATTTCACCAACCACAAGCTGTGGCTGGTGTTCAGCTACGGGGGTTTGGGCGGAATCGCCTGCGGAATCACCTATTCCTGCATCGCGCCCGCCATTCGGCGGTGGTTTCCGGACAAGCCGGGACTGGCCGTATCGCTGGGCGTGATGGGCTTTGGCCTTGCCTCCACTTTCTTCGCGCCCTTCAAAGCCAGGGTGGCGCTGCCGCATCTGGGGATCGCCGGGACTTTCGTCCTCACTGGCGGGATCACCTTTGCCATCGCCTGGGTCGCTTCCAGTTTGCTGCGGTTTCCAGAGGATGACTGGTTCACCCACCTCTTCGGCACGATGCACCTCACCGGCCATACCAGCAGCATCATGGAGGATGTGACCCCGCGGAAAATGATGCGTGAAAAGCTCTTCTGGCTAACCTGGCTGGCTTTTCTCTGCGTGGTTTTCGGCAGTTTGATGATCATCGGCATCCTGCCATCTTTTGGCCGGGAAGCTTTGCGGCTCACAATTGCCCAGGCAGCCATACCTCTTTCCTTTTTTTCTTTCACCAACGGACTCAGCCGCCCCCTGGCGGGCTATCTTTCCGACAGGATCGGCTCCCTGCAGCTGATGGTGATGGTTTACACTCTGCAAACTGCGGTTTTTTTGCTGCTGCCCTTTCACATCAACACCCTGCTGCTGCTGAACCTTGCCGGGATCATCCTCGGCCTGGGGATCGGGGTCACCCTGGCGCTCTTTCCGGTGCTTAGTTCGGAGTTTTTCGGCGTAACCCACATGGGCATCAACTACGGCCTGCTTTTTTCCGCCTACGGGTTCGGGGCGCTGGCCATCCCGGTGGGAACCTTGATGCACGCGCGCTGGAATAGCTACACCCCACCTCTGTTGCTGGCAGGAGTCCTATCCGGTTTGGGAACCCTGATCCTAGCAGGCATCCTGCTCTTCCTGAGAAAACGGCCGCACTGA
- the dinB gene encoding DNA polymerase IV: MNKIIHIDMDAYFAAIEIREDPFLKGKCVIVGGSPNGRGVVSTCSYEARKFGVHSGMSSHQAWKLCPQGIFVHSHFKLYKEVSEQIRAIFFSYTDLVEPMSLDEAYLDVTANKAGLDDPVEIARLIKADILETTRLTCSAGVSFNKFLAKIGSELNKPDGLSVITPENAREILFALPIEKFHGIGRVTAARMKKMGIHNGEDLHAREMLDLIRVFGKTGLYFYQVVRGIDNRAVITESDPKSISCESTFHADLSAIEELLEELRDLVDRLVNRMAFRNIQARNLILKIKYDNFECVTRSCPLPEASSDKVLLFEYAQKLLVANWDEGRRIRLLGVGVGKLDLGENTGCEQLELPV; encoded by the coding sequence GTGAACAAGATCATCCACATCGACATGGACGCCTATTTCGCGGCAATCGAGATCCGCGAGGACCCTTTCCTGAAGGGCAAATGCGTGATCGTGGGCGGCAGCCCCAACGGCCGCGGTGTGGTTTCCACCTGTTCCTACGAGGCGCGGAAATTCGGCGTCCACAGCGGCATGAGCTCACACCAGGCCTGGAAGCTCTGTCCCCAGGGGATCTTTGTGCACAGCCACTTCAAGCTCTACAAAGAGGTCTCGGAACAGATCCGCGCCATCTTTTTCAGCTATACCGACCTTGTGGAACCGATGTCCCTCGATGAAGCCTATCTGGACGTTACAGCCAACAAAGCGGGCCTGGACGACCCGGTGGAGATCGCGCGGCTCATCAAAGCCGATATTCTGGAAACCACCCGGCTCACCTGCTCCGCCGGGGTTTCCTTCAACAAATTTTTGGCCAAGATCGGCTCTGAACTGAACAAACCCGACGGCTTGAGCGTGATCACCCCCGAAAACGCGCGGGAGATCCTCTTCGCTCTCCCGATTGAAAAATTCCATGGCATCGGCCGGGTGACAGCCGCCCGCATGAAGAAAATGGGCATCCACAACGGCGAGGACCTGCATGCCCGGGAAATGCTCGATCTGATCAGAGTTTTCGGCAAAACGGGGCTCTACTTCTACCAGGTGGTGCGCGGGATCGACAACCGCGCCGTGATCACCGAATCCGACCCCAAATCCATCAGTTGCGAAAGCACTTTCCACGCCGATCTGAGTGCCATCGAAGAGCTGCTGGAGGAATTGCGGGATTTGGTGGACAGGCTGGTGAACCGCATGGCCTTTCGCAACATCCAGGCCCGCAACCTGATCCTCAAGATCAAATACGACAATTTTGAATGCGTCACCCGCAGCTGTCCGCTACCCGAAGCCTCTTCCGATAAGGTCTTGCTCTTCGAATACGCCCAGAAACTGCTGGTGGCGAACTGGGATGAGGGCCGCCGGATCCGCCTCCTGGGCGTGGGCGTGGGTAAGCTGGACCTGGGCGAAAACACCGGCTGCGAACAGCTCGAACTGCCGGTCTGA
- a CDS encoding VOC family protein, with translation MTGVLHHVEIYVRDLQTSREFWSWLLKRLGYTLFQAWDGGFSYLLGETYIVFVQAEQRWLDIPYHRCRAGLNHLAFHADNRDCVDEITSELRSKGITILYEDRHPYAGGDDYYAVFFEDPDRMKVEITAAT, from the coding sequence ATGACAGGAGTTTTGCACCATGTGGAAATTTATGTGCGGGACCTTCAGACGAGCCGCGAGTTTTGGTCCTGGTTGCTAAAGCGGCTGGGTTATACGCTCTTTCAGGCTTGGGACGGTGGCTTCAGCTACCTTCTGGGCGAGACCTACATCGTATTCGTGCAGGCGGAACAGCGCTGGCTGGACATCCCCTACCATCGCTGCCGCGCGGGTTTGAACCATCTGGCCTTTCACGCCGACAACCGGGATTGCGTGGATGAGATCACCTCTGAACTGCGGTCGAAAGGAATCACCATTCTGTACGAGGACAGGCATCCCTATGCCGGCGGAGATGACTACTACGCCGTTTTCTTTGAGGACCCGGACCGCATGAAAGTGGAGATCACCGCGGCCACTTAG
- a CDS encoding DMT family transporter produces MEISLSAIRAGFFFATMKVKTAYLYALGAVLAWSTVSTAFKLSLRHLTPLGLLLFASSAATLFLVVVNLFDRAKRGAVFSSWWRSLPAGLLNPFVYYLMLFVAYHRLRAQEAQVLNYTWAIVLSLLSVWLLKERFRLKDLLALLLSFLGVVIISTRGRVLLLQFEDPLGSLLAVSTSLVWAVYWILNLKDTRATNGKLLLNFLVGTIATALYALIRGRLNLSGLFTVNGVVLRGLLGALYVGVFEMGFTFILWQKALQSSENTASISNLIFLTPFLSLIFISLILRENIHPATLIGLVVIIGSNLWQKGIFVTRSSKGPRKQL; encoded by the coding sequence ATGGAAATCAGCCTGTCCGCTATCCGGGCAGGCTTTTTCTTTGCCACCATGAAAGTGAAAACAGCTTACCTTTACGCCCTGGGCGCCGTGCTGGCCTGGTCCACCGTGTCCACGGCCTTCAAGCTGAGCCTCAGGCACCTCACGCCGCTGGGCCTGCTGCTCTTCGCGTCCAGCGCCGCAACCCTCTTTCTGGTTGTGGTGAACCTGTTTGACCGGGCAAAACGCGGGGCGGTTTTTTCCTCCTGGTGGCGTTCGCTGCCGGCGGGCTTGCTGAACCCCTTTGTCTATTACCTGATGCTGTTCGTGGCCTACCACCGCCTCCGCGCCCAGGAAGCCCAGGTGCTGAACTACACTTGGGCGATCGTGCTGTCCCTGCTTTCGGTGTGGTTGCTCAAGGAAAGGTTTCGGCTGAAAGACCTGCTGGCGCTGCTGCTAAGTTTTCTGGGGGTGGTGATCATTTCCACCCGGGGCCGGGTGCTCCTGCTGCAGTTCGAAGATCCGCTGGGCTCGCTGCTGGCGGTTTCCACCTCGCTGGTCTGGGCGGTTTACTGGATCCTGAACCTGAAGGATACCCGCGCAACGAACGGCAAGCTGCTGCTCAATTTCCTGGTGGGGACCATCGCCACCGCGCTCTACGCCCTGATCCGCGGCAGGCTGAACCTGTCCGGGCTTTTCACTGTGAACGGCGTGGTGCTCCGGGGCTTGCTGGGCGCGCTCTACGTCGGCGTTTTCGAGATGGGTTTCACCTTCATCCTCTGGCAGAAAGCGCTTCAGTCCAGCGAAAACACGGCCTCCATCTCCAACCTGATCTTCCTCACACCCTTCCTCTCGCTGATCTTCATCTCCCTCATCCTCAGGGAAAACATCCACCCCGCCACCCTCATTGGCCTGGTGGTGATCATCGGCAGCAACCTTTGGCAGAAAGGTATTTTCGTTACGCGGAGCTCCAAAGGCCCGCGGAAACAATTATGA
- a CDS encoding tetratricopeptide repeat protein translates to MKRLVILTLAALLFLTACAANREKLNPRATVDLKSADVAYNQQNVDEALALYTKVLDEKEGNPNHAHALRRVADINLYYGETIADKAVEYNKTAFENYDKSIAIMEKYEKPTEKELAAIRDMKKRRTSAWTRIFNAADTQLAEGNTATAIEIFETVAAMDLSRTEPLYKLATIYQKDMKDEAKAEAILLKIYDVDPENTEVQESMGIFYLNKKDYTAALPFFEKVKLAEPMNVNNLMNLSFCQFELEQYEAAKLNNQMVLAIEPNNEDALADAKYIAYKLKDNAAALGYLKKLLGIRDDDKDFQEISFLLNEMQNFEEMITYARKWYEYDGLSKDAVRLVILGAQKTKNKALETEFNNILKKMN, encoded by the coding sequence ATGAAACGTCTCGTGATCCTGACCCTGGCCGCGCTGCTCTTTCTTACAGCCTGCGCCGCGAACAGGGAGAAACTCAACCCCCGCGCCACGGTCGACCTCAAATCCGCCGATGTGGCCTACAATCAGCAGAACGTGGACGAAGCCCTCGCTTTGTACACCAAGGTGCTGGACGAAAAAGAAGGCAATCCCAACCACGCCCACGCCCTGAGAAGGGTGGCGGATATCAACCTTTATTATGGCGAAACCATTGCCGACAAGGCCGTGGAATACAATAAGACTGCGTTTGAGAACTACGACAAGTCCATCGCCATCATGGAAAAGTATGAAAAGCCCACGGAGAAAGAGCTGGCCGCCATCCGCGACATGAAAAAACGCCGCACCAGCGCCTGGACCAGGATCTTCAACGCCGCCGACACTCAGCTGGCCGAAGGCAACACCGCCACCGCCATCGAGATCTTCGAGACCGTGGCCGCGATGGACCTTTCCCGCACGGAGCCGCTTTACAAGCTGGCCACCATCTATCAGAAGGACATGAAGGACGAAGCCAAGGCCGAGGCCATCCTGCTCAAGATCTATGACGTGGATCCCGAGAATACGGAAGTGCAGGAGTCCATGGGGATCTTCTATCTGAACAAGAAAGATTATACCGCCGCCCTGCCTTTCTTCGAGAAGGTGAAACTGGCTGAGCCGATGAACGTGAACAACCTGATGAACCTTTCCTTCTGCCAATTCGAGCTGGAGCAGTATGAGGCCGCCAAGCTGAACAACCAGATGGTGCTGGCCATCGAGCCCAACAACGAAGACGCGCTGGCCGACGCCAAATACATCGCCTACAAGCTGAAAGACAACGCCGCCGCGCTGGGATATCTGAAAAAGCTGCTGGGGATCCGCGACGATGACAAGGATTTTCAGGAGATCAGCTTCCTGCTCAACGAGATGCAGAACTTCGAAGAAATGATCACCTACGCCCGCAAATGGTACGAATATGACGGCCTGAGCAAGGACGCGGTGAGGCTGGTGATCCTGGGCGCTCAAAAGACCAAGAACAAAGCCCTCGAAACCGAATTCAACAACATCCTGAAAAAGATGAACTAA
- a CDS encoding aspartate carbamoyltransferase catalytic subunit: MESTPQFVGRSLFDLEDYSADEIMYILSAAQGMKEINLREYKKIPTLRGKTVCTLFVEDSTRTRMSFELAANRLSADVVSFQASVSSLQKGESLQDTIYTLGAMGIDLYCIRHSSPGSPQLVNKYSGKPVINGGDGRHAHPTQALLDIFSIWERVGELKGLKITIVGDILNSRVVRSNLIGMKKLGMEVTVCGPRTLMPGGMAEIFGCRVEYDLREALRDADIVMGLRMQLERMGEGLFPSLEEYSKHYVLSKDTIKYAKKDALIMHPGPMNRGVEILPEIADSSQSIIVEQVANGVAVRMALMFLILGGKL; encoded by the coding sequence ATGGAATCTACGCCCCAATTCGTCGGCCGCAGCCTCTTCGACCTGGAGGACTATTCCGCCGACGAGATCATGTACATCCTCTCAGCCGCCCAAGGCATGAAAGAGATCAACCTTCGCGAGTACAAAAAGATCCCCACCCTGCGCGGAAAGACCGTCTGCACCCTTTTTGTGGAAGACAGCACCCGCACCCGGATGAGCTTCGAGCTGGCCGCCAACCGCCTCAGCGCCGACGTGGTGAGCTTTCAGGCCTCAGTTTCCTCCCTCCAGAAAGGCGAAAGCCTGCAGGACACCATCTACACCCTCGGCGCCATGGGCATCGACCTCTACTGCATCCGCCACAGCAGCCCCGGCAGCCCGCAACTGGTGAACAAATACTCCGGCAAGCCCGTGATCAACGGCGGCGACGGGCGCCACGCCCATCCCACCCAGGCCTTGCTGGACATTTTTTCCATCTGGGAACGCGTGGGCGAGCTGAAAGGCCTGAAGATCACCATTGTGGGCGATATCCTGAACAGCCGGGTGGTGCGATCCAACCTCATCGGCATGAAAAAACTGGGCATGGAGGTAACCGTCTGCGGTCCGCGCACCCTGATGCCGGGCGGCATGGCGGAGATTTTTGGCTGCCGGGTGGAATACGATCTGCGCGAAGCCCTGCGCGACGCCGACATCGTGATGGGCCTGCGCATGCAGCTGGAGAGGATGGGGGAGGGGCTGTTTCCCAGCCTTGAGGAATACAGCAAACACTACGTGCTCTCCAAAGACACCATCAAATATGCCAAGAAGGACGCCCTGATCATGCATCCGGGGCCGATGAACCGCGGGGTGGAGATCCTGCCCGAGATCGCGGATAGCAGCCAGAGCATCATCGTGGAACAGGTCGCCAACGGCGTGGCAGTGCGCATGGCGCTGATGTTCCTCATCCTTGGCGGAAAACTTTGA
- a CDS encoding dihydroorotase encodes MTTLIINSTAYINGKFQLRDILIRNGRIARIAKSLPQKADQILDATGRHVFPGFVDLHVHLRDPGQTYKEDIVSGTRAAARGGFTSLCAMPNTDPVVDNIATVDYIQRRAKDLGSARVHVIGAMTKKSEGKEISEMATMQSGGIVAVSDDGHCVQNAKLMLNCMRYATNFGLPLVIHAEDYNLAGKGQIHGGRIASKLGLSGLPGLAEEVIVSRDIMLAENTGARLHIAHISTARSIELVREAKQRGVKVTCEVTPHHLLLTEDACLGFDTNTKMKPPLRTEKDRLACLAALKDGTIDCIATDHAPHADFEKVREFDHAPFGIIGLETAFCAIYHHLVKPGQLSLARLAEALTIAPTRVLDLPPAELKAGHPADLNLIDLEASTTFTAESLLSKGKNTPWLDQTLSGRVLCTFLEGRITWQDGA; translated from the coding sequence ATGACCACACTCATCATTAACAGCACCGCTTACATCAACGGAAAGTTCCAGCTCCGCGACATTTTGATCCGAAACGGCCGCATCGCCCGGATCGCCAAAAGCCTGCCCCAAAAGGCGGACCAGATCCTTGACGCCACCGGCAGGCACGTCTTTCCCGGTTTCGTGGACCTCCACGTGCATCTGCGCGACCCCGGCCAGACCTACAAGGAAGACATCGTTTCCGGCACCCGCGCCGCGGCCAGGGGGGGCTTCACCAGCCTCTGCGCCATGCCAAACACCGATCCCGTGGTGGACAACATCGCCACGGTGGACTACATCCAGCGCCGCGCCAAGGATTTGGGCTCGGCCAGGGTCCATGTGATCGGCGCCATGACCAAAAAGAGCGAGGGCAAGGAGATCAGCGAAATGGCCACCATGCAGTCCGGCGGGATCGTGGCTGTTTCAGACGACGGCCACTGCGTGCAAAATGCCAAGCTGATGCTCAACTGCATGCGCTACGCCACCAATTTCGGCCTGCCTCTGGTGATCCACGCCGAGGACTACAACCTGGCTGGCAAAGGCCAGATCCACGGCGGACGGATCGCTTCCAAACTCGGCCTTTCCGGCCTTCCCGGCCTGGCCGAAGAAGTGATCGTCTCGCGGGACATCATGCTGGCGGAAAACACCGGCGCCAGGCTGCACATCGCCCACATCAGCACCGCCCGTTCCATTGAGCTGGTGCGTGAGGCCAAACAGCGCGGCGTGAAAGTGACTTGCGAAGTAACGCCTCACCATCTGCTGCTTACGGAAGACGCCTGCCTGGGCTTCGACACCAACACCAAGATGAAACCCCCGCTGCGCACGGAGAAGGACCGCCTGGCCTGTCTGGCCGCCCTCAAGGACGGCACCATCGACTGCATCGCCACCGATCACGCGCCCCACGCGGATTTCGAGAAAGTGCGCGAGTTCGACCACGCCCCCTTCGGCATCATCGGCCTGGAAACCGCCTTCTGCGCCATCTACCACCATCTGGTGAAACCCGGCCAGCTTTCCCTGGCCCGCCTTGCCGAAGCCCTGACCATTGCCCCGACCAGGGTTTTGGACCTGCCGCCGGCCGAACTCAAAGCAGGACATCCCGCCGACCTCAACCTCATCGACCTCGAGGCCAGCACCACTTTCACCGCGGAATCCCTCCTCTCCAAGGGAAAAAACACTCCCTGGCTGGATCAAACGCTTTCCGGACGCGTGCTTTGCACCTTTCTGGAAGGCCGGATCACCTGGCAGGACGGAGCATGA